Proteins encoded together in one Prosthecobacter debontii window:
- a CDS encoding VIT domain-containing protein, whose product MPTPPRKRSVWLLIFGVFWPCLAIIVELLSRSCRSTFFDPLPTWGHLLLTFTVPLACGLAWLRSHHPEKPTSPWHRLLLGAAWVSGSIYTCCLALLSHFAALFSVFSIFFFHREPLLTILPFATLGPLLGWLALWKARRCLPPSPEQTRPLAWIGAGLALVFFVAIETPLAIFHARLTGSSESESLEQKGARAQALRAWGDEALLRELAYGRSLQIPSPGLWLLSGRAFGGNNSWQGSSIGPELARDLYFRVYGRQFSEKSPDRQNLFLPGRRDEEGWADEFQWDSDQGSDQVGARLKGLSLHSSRLDWHLDAPSGLAYGEWTIEFSNQQTRNQEARCQILLPPDAFVSRLTLWVNGEPREAAFAAKAKVKAAYQAVVQAQRDPVLVNMVGPDRVTTQCFPVPAQGIMKIRLGITAPLSEGGNLHSPLFVERNFAVSTQIKHTLWVQSSTPFDSSLPGAMVQEGATHTWRQDVPDAQITQLAFHTSTPPYPVVWTQDPYEKTKPPFVVARWQPKPARPVAKTIWVVDSSASLHPWASDLGKVISKFSEYQPMHIILPNDTGFREISVKEVTASDFSNLFVGGRDNAPALAQALISAREHADPVSVIWLHGPQPFSFTETTSLEQILERSSRVPEIHAIALEPGPNRLLEKLYRHVQLHTHGRCLDMASLEKILQTALGRKQDSQWTFSWQSSAPTAAEAHPVWDHLARLAVFQQVLTDYQSGKDTQLLAQEAAQHQMVSAVSGAVVLETQAQYDQAGLKPVDPNSTPQIPHGVPEPSKVLFLTFGAAACVWQRRRARPARSVYI is encoded by the coding sequence ATGCCGACGCCACCCCGTAAGCGCTCCGTATGGCTGCTGATTTTTGGGGTCTTTTGGCCCTGTTTGGCGATTATTGTGGAACTGCTGTCACGCAGTTGCCGATCCACCTTCTTCGATCCTTTACCCACCTGGGGTCACTTGCTGCTGACGTTTACCGTCCCTCTCGCCTGCGGTCTTGCCTGGCTTCGCTCCCACCATCCTGAAAAACCCACCTCACCTTGGCATCGGCTATTGTTAGGCGCAGCGTGGGTGAGCGGATCCATCTATACCTGTTGTTTAGCACTTCTTAGCCACTTTGCGGCTTTGTTCTCTGTGTTCAGCATCTTTTTTTTTCATCGTGAGCCCCTCCTAACCATTTTACCCTTTGCCACGCTGGGGCCACTCTTGGGTTGGTTGGCACTGTGGAAGGCGCGGCGTTGTTTGCCACCATCCCCTGAGCAAACGAGACCGCTCGCGTGGATAGGAGCTGGCCTGGCCCTGGTGTTCTTCGTTGCCATCGAAACTCCTTTGGCGATTTTTCACGCTCGCTTGACGGGCAGTTCTGAGAGCGAATCCCTGGAGCAAAAGGGAGCTCGCGCGCAGGCCTTACGGGCCTGGGGAGATGAAGCACTACTGCGAGAACTTGCTTATGGCCGATCCCTCCAAATTCCCAGCCCTGGACTCTGGCTGCTCAGCGGGCGGGCTTTCGGGGGCAATAATTCTTGGCAGGGTTCCTCCATCGGCCCCGAATTGGCCAGGGATCTTTACTTTCGTGTTTATGGTCGCCAGTTTTCAGAGAAATCTCCAGACCGCCAAAATCTATTTCTGCCTGGAAGACGCGATGAGGAAGGGTGGGCGGACGAATTCCAATGGGATAGTGACCAAGGCAGCGATCAAGTGGGAGCGCGCCTGAAGGGGCTTTCGCTGCATAGTTCGCGCTTGGACTGGCACCTGGATGCCCCCTCGGGCTTGGCCTATGGAGAATGGACGATTGAATTCTCCAATCAACAGACTCGAAACCAAGAGGCACGCTGTCAAATCCTTCTGCCACCCGATGCCTTTGTATCTCGCCTGACCCTGTGGGTGAATGGCGAACCCCGTGAAGCTGCCTTCGCCGCCAAGGCCAAAGTGAAAGCCGCCTATCAAGCCGTGGTCCAGGCTCAGCGTGATCCAGTCTTGGTCAATATGGTCGGGCCTGATCGGGTGACGACCCAGTGTTTTCCCGTTCCTGCGCAAGGGATCATGAAGATCCGGCTGGGGATCACCGCTCCGCTCTCCGAAGGTGGCAACCTGCATTCGCCGCTGTTCGTTGAGCGCAACTTCGCTGTTTCGACCCAGATCAAACATACCCTGTGGGTGCAGAGTTCGACGCCGTTCGACAGCAGCTTGCCCGGTGCAATGGTGCAGGAGGGAGCCACTCACACGTGGCGACAAGATGTGCCCGACGCGCAGATCACCCAGCTCGCTTTTCATACCTCCACACCGCCTTACCCGGTTGTCTGGACCCAAGACCCTTATGAGAAAACCAAGCCTCCTTTCGTGGTGGCTCGTTGGCAACCCAAACCGGCCCGGCCTGTGGCTAAAACCATCTGGGTCGTGGACAGTTCAGCCTCTCTCCATCCGTGGGCAAGCGACCTGGGAAAGGTGATTTCCAAATTCTCCGAATACCAACCGATGCACATCATCCTGCCGAACGATACAGGCTTCCGGGAAATCTCCGTCAAGGAGGTCACTGCCTCCGATTTCTCTAACCTCTTTGTCGGTGGCCGCGACAACGCTCCCGCTTTGGCTCAAGCGCTCATCTCAGCACGCGAACATGCGGATCCCGTCTCCGTCATCTGGCTGCATGGACCGCAGCCGTTCAGCTTTACTGAAACCACCAGTCTGGAACAAATCTTAGAACGCTCCAGCCGAGTGCCTGAAATCCATGCGATCGCTTTAGAGCCGGGCCCCAACCGCCTTCTTGAGAAGCTTTATCGCCACGTGCAACTCCACACTCATGGGCGATGCCTTGACATGGCCAGCTTGGAAAAAATTCTCCAGACAGCCCTCGGCAGGAAGCAGGACTCTCAATGGACTTTCTCTTGGCAGTCGAGTGCCCCCACGGCGGCCGAAGCTCACCCCGTGTGGGACCACCTCGCCCGCCTCGCCGTCTTTCAGCAAGTCCTGACCGACTACCAGAGTGGCAAAGACACCCAACTCCTCGCCCAAGAAGCCGCCCAACATCAGATGGTCTCAGCAGTCTCTGGAGCCGTCGTTTTAGAAACTCAGGCGCAGTATGATCAAGCGGGGCTGAAACCGGTCGATCCCAATTCCACGCCGCAAATTCCCCATGGCGTGCCCGAGCCATCCAAAGTCTTATTTCTTACTTTTGGAGCCGCCGCATGTGTGTGGCAGAGAAGGCGCGCCAGACCTGCAAGAAGTGTTTATATTTAA
- a CDS encoding ABC transporter permease, which produces MTTVAQLTDFSDRLSPMVVKELRQGLRTRLFGGVMLALHALLVLITLMTASSTGGQARGLMDGLVSFTLCLIFPLCGFSALAGEMQANTMDMLVLTRLSTWRIVFGKWAAIIVQSLLVTISVVPYLVARYVFGGSELGADLVSLFQQWMISIVLTAAVVALSTQKHFWLRALILGLPLVITVFGSFAQIIIGIMGRATFSSGVQPQFLGYVSAVAVTAWLVFALLSFGASRIAPASSMLPVRKRLVNLAALIVLSGLAWWVDPVGLVGVMMMVLVVASLDAMTDDVNNIPSLYLPFYQRGFVGRLVSWFLAPGWMHGFLYSLLLFGVCSGLLLWLRGGGDAARLWLLGGCLWQMALFGHILAIQRRGEYLGAFFAGLCIQLLLTFLTVLVVNVSKFKTDLEWVACVMPWNAFGAPSKPFVGQWSYFQVGVMLSTLWPIFLTLPALLAFLRTRTARRQARQFALSSHE; this is translated from the coding sequence ATGACCACAGTCGCTCAGCTCACTGATTTTTCGGATCGGCTTTCGCCCATGGTGGTGAAGGAGCTGCGGCAGGGGCTGCGCACGCGGTTGTTCGGTGGCGTGATGCTGGCTTTGCACGCGCTGCTGGTGCTCATCACGCTCATGACAGCCTCGTCGACTGGTGGGCAGGCGCGTGGGCTGATGGATGGTCTGGTGAGCTTTACGCTTTGCTTGATCTTTCCGCTCTGCGGATTCTCAGCCCTGGCGGGGGAGATGCAGGCCAATACTATGGATATGCTGGTGCTGACCCGGCTTTCCACATGGCGGATCGTATTTGGAAAATGGGCGGCCATCATCGTCCAATCCCTGCTGGTGACGATCAGTGTGGTGCCCTATCTGGTGGCACGCTATGTTTTTGGGGGATCGGAGCTGGGCGCGGATTTGGTATCGCTCTTTCAGCAGTGGATGATCAGCATCGTGCTGACGGCTGCCGTGGTAGCTCTTTCGACGCAGAAGCATTTTTGGTTACGCGCATTGATCCTTGGGTTGCCGCTAGTGATCACTGTGTTTGGTTCGTTCGCTCAGATCATCATCGGCATCATGGGGCGGGCGACTTTCTCCTCGGGAGTGCAGCCGCAGTTTTTAGGCTATGTCTCGGCGGTGGCGGTGACGGCTTGGCTCGTCTTTGCCCTCTTGAGTTTCGGGGCTTCACGCATCGCCCCAGCCTCCTCGATGCTACCCGTGAGGAAGCGACTGGTGAATCTGGCGGCGTTGATCGTGCTGTCAGGTCTGGCTTGGTGGGTGGACCCGGTCGGACTGGTGGGGGTGATGATGATGGTGCTGGTAGTGGCTTCTCTGGATGCCATGACGGATGACGTGAATAATATCCCCTCGCTGTATCTGCCGTTTTACCAGCGGGGTTTCGTCGGCCGACTGGTGAGTTGGTTTCTCGCACCAGGCTGGATGCACGGGTTTCTGTATTCGCTGTTGCTGTTTGGTGTGTGCTCAGGCTTGCTTCTATGGCTGCGGGGTGGGGGGGATGCGGCGAGGTTATGGTTGTTGGGGGGCTGTCTATGGCAGATGGCTTTATTCGGTCATATCCTGGCGATTCAACGCCGGGGGGAATATCTGGGAGCTTTTTTTGCCGGGCTTTGCATTCAGCTTCTATTGACGTTCTTGACGGTCCTGGTGGTGAATGTGTCGAAGTTTAAAACGGACCTCGAATGGGTTGCGTGTGTGATGCCCTGGAATGCCTTTGGTGCTCCTTCGAAACCCTTCGTGGGTCAGTGGTCTTACTTTCAGGTGGGGGTGATGCTCAGCACGCTCTGGCCCATTTTTTTGACGCTTCCGGCTCTGCTGGCTTTTCTCCGCACGCGCACCGCCCGTAGGCAGGCGCGGCAGTTCGCTCTCTCCTCCCATGAATAG
- a CDS encoding dihydroorotase: MKRLYRHAQIAAEDSLQLMRGDVLVEGDRILGVAESITGVSDVEEIDCTGRILMPAMFDIHVHAREPGQEDKENIATCAEAAINGGVTGFVMMPNTNPAIDNAGIVRTVLESARRTRIGAGIYLAGAITKGRKGEELAGIAGMKAAGAVMLTDDGYAVDNPQVLRRAMEYARDFDIPLASHCEVKELSGKGSMHEGKVSYSLGLRGIPAISEEICISRDIRLAEYTGVHLNIQHVTTAEGMGTIKRAKDRGIRVTCEIAPHHLMFNHEDIGDYDTNFKMNPPLRTPEDNAALLQGLKDGWFDVIATDHAPHTPFEKNQDFASAPFGITGLETALPSLYDHYISKGILDWSLIVKRYSAEPRRLMKLDPVPVKEGGIAEFILFNPSRSTTFTPEFMKSKSRNTPFINQTLQGLVERVIYRGQELLVR, encoded by the coding sequence ATGAAACGCCTCTACCGCCACGCCCAGATCGCCGCCGAAGACTCGCTCCAACTCATGCGGGGTGATGTGCTTGTGGAGGGAGACCGCATCCTCGGTGTGGCCGAGTCCATCACCGGAGTTTCAGACGTGGAAGAGATCGATTGCACGGGACGCATTCTCATGCCGGCCATGTTTGACATCCACGTCCATGCGCGTGAGCCCGGCCAGGAAGACAAGGAAAACATCGCCACCTGTGCCGAGGCCGCCATCAACGGAGGTGTCACCGGGTTCGTCATGATGCCGAACACCAATCCCGCGATTGATAACGCCGGCATCGTCCGCACGGTCTTGGAAAGCGCCCGCCGCACTCGCATCGGTGCTGGCATTTATCTCGCGGGAGCCATCACCAAAGGGCGCAAAGGGGAAGAGCTGGCAGGCATCGCCGGCATGAAGGCTGCGGGAGCCGTTATGCTCACCGATGATGGTTATGCCGTGGATAATCCCCAGGTGCTACGCCGCGCCATGGAGTATGCGCGGGATTTCGATATCCCCCTGGCCAGTCATTGCGAGGTGAAGGAGCTCAGTGGCAAAGGCAGCATGCATGAGGGGAAGGTCAGCTACTCCCTCGGCCTGCGCGGCATCCCCGCCATCAGTGAGGAGATCTGCATCTCCCGGGACATCCGCTTGGCGGAATACACCGGCGTGCACCTGAACATCCAGCACGTGACCACGGCGGAAGGCATGGGCACCATCAAGCGGGCCAAGGACCGCGGCATCCGCGTCACCTGCGAGATCGCCCCACACCACCTCATGTTCAATCACGAGGACATCGGTGACTACGACACCAACTTCAAAATGAATCCCCCCCTCCGCACCCCGGAGGACAATGCGGCTCTTCTCCAGGGGCTGAAAGACGGCTGGTTTGATGTCATCGCCACCGATCACGCCCCGCACACGCCTTTTGAAAAGAATCAGGACTTCGCCAGCGCCCCCTTTGGCATCACTGGGCTGGAGACGGCGCTGCCGAGCCTCTACGACCATTACATCTCCAAGGGAATCCTCGACTGGAGCTTGATCGTGAAACGCTACTCCGCCGAGCCCCGCCGCCTCATGAAGCTGGACCCCGTGCCGGTGAAGGAGGGCGGCATCGCCGAGTTCATCCTATTCAACCCCAGCCGTAGCACCACCTTCACGCCGGAGTTCATGAAGTCGAAGAGCCGCAACACTCCTTTTATCAATCAGACCCTCCAGGGCCTTGTGGAGCGGGTGATCTATCGCGGGCAGGAACTCCTGGTGAGGTAA
- a CDS encoding Gfo/Idh/MocA family protein, which yields MTPLHHLRAGIIGTGFIGPVHIEALKRLGVQVTAICASTSSARKTAEQWGIDEVYGDYDHEAMFASPNVDVVHITSPNNVHVEQSLAALDMGKHVICEKPLGMTSEETARVVAAVKKGGKKGPVFAVNYMCRFFPAVLQMRALVERGDLGQIIHVQGHFFQDWLLHQTDFNWRVLAKEGGKLRAVGDIGTHWIDAVSFILGAKAQSVFAHIETFHKTRLRPKGQVQTFAKVDPKKMEPYKVDTEDFGSVLLKFGNSKHGYANGVHANASISQVAAGWKCSLALGIYGTKGSVQWDLQQPNEIIVGRRDQPNQILQRATPGFDVDVANFTDYPGGHPEGFSDAHKMHYRAVYEHIASGKKIPALFATAEDGHHEVKLCEAILQSSKTQGWAKI from the coding sequence ATGACTCCTCTCCACCACCTGCGCGCCGGTATCATCGGCACCGGCTTCATCGGCCCCGTCCATATTGAGGCCCTAAAACGCCTTGGCGTCCAGGTCACCGCCATCTGCGCCTCCACCTCCAGCGCCCGTAAAACCGCCGAACAGTGGGGAATTGACGAAGTTTATGGAGATTATGACCACGAGGCCATGTTTGCCAGCCCTAACGTGGACGTGGTGCACATCACCTCCCCTAACAATGTCCATGTCGAGCAATCCCTGGCTGCCCTGGACATGGGCAAGCACGTGATTTGTGAAAAACCACTCGGCATGACCAGTGAAGAAACCGCCCGCGTGGTGGCAGCGGTGAAAAAGGGCGGGAAAAAAGGCCCCGTCTTTGCTGTGAACTACATGTGCCGTTTTTTCCCTGCGGTGCTTCAGATGCGTGCCCTGGTGGAGCGAGGAGACCTGGGCCAGATCATCCATGTGCAGGGTCACTTTTTCCAGGACTGGCTGCTGCATCAGACCGACTTCAACTGGCGTGTGCTGGCGAAGGAAGGTGGAAAACTGCGCGCCGTGGGGGACATCGGCACCCACTGGATCGATGCCGTCAGTTTCATCTTGGGGGCCAAAGCGCAGAGCGTGTTTGCCCACATCGAGACCTTTCACAAAACCCGCCTTCGCCCGAAAGGCCAAGTGCAGACCTTTGCCAAAGTGGACCCCAAAAAGATGGAGCCCTACAAGGTGGATACCGAGGACTTTGGCAGCGTGCTGCTGAAGTTTGGCAATTCCAAACATGGTTATGCCAACGGCGTGCATGCCAATGCCAGCATCTCCCAGGTGGCTGCCGGATGGAAGTGCAGCCTCGCGCTCGGCATCTATGGCACTAAGGGCAGTGTGCAGTGGGATCTTCAGCAGCCGAATGAAATCATCGTCGGTCGGCGCGATCAGCCTAACCAAATCTTGCAGCGTGCCACTCCGGGCTTCGATGTGGATGTGGCGAATTTTACCGACTACCCCGGCGGTCACCCCGAGGGCTTTAGTGATGCCCATAAGATGCACTACCGCGCCGTGTATGAGCACATCGCCAGTGGCAAAAAGATCCCGGCTCTTTTCGCCACCGCCGAAGACGGACATCACGAGGTGAAACTGTGCGAGGCCATCCTGCAAAGCAGCAAGACCCAAGGCTGGGCTAAGATTTAA
- a CDS encoding DoxX family protein produces MLNLLRLSFLPQSTDFGLLILRCALGFPMMLLHGWMKFENFNTMAPKFLPLFGLPSNVSLGLAIFAELVCSGLLVLGLFTRFAALNLAITMSVAFFMVHKGAFTGPQSGELAYVYLAGFATLFLTGGGKFSVDGK; encoded by the coding sequence ATGCTGAATCTCCTTCGCCTTTCCTTCCTGCCACAATCCACTGATTTCGGGTTGCTCATCCTCCGCTGTGCTTTGGGATTTCCGATGATGCTGTTGCACGGGTGGATGAAGTTTGAAAACTTCAACACCATGGCCCCGAAGTTCCTGCCTCTCTTCGGTCTGCCTTCCAATGTGAGCTTGGGGTTGGCGATCTTTGCCGAGTTGGTCTGCTCGGGTCTTCTGGTGCTGGGGTTGTTCACCCGCTTCGCCGCACTCAATCTGGCCATTACGATGAGCGTGGCCTTTTTCATGGTTCACAAAGGTGCTTTCACAGGTCCCCAATCCGGTGAACTGGCGTATGTCTATCTCGCGGGTTTCGCGACGCTCTTTCTCACCGGCGGCGGCAAGTTTTCCGTCGATGGGAAATGA
- a CDS encoding tetratricopeptide repeat protein, translating to MIVKETELQPKHQNLWKKGLLAVEQKNWEYAVSLVLPIVKEEPGFLDGRMILRRAEGESVGGGRKFSFGGGLFKGGSKKDPWEAIADLEENVFQKDPFNVSANQQLYDIAMKLQFPQLAAFALETIRMGQPDNTKLMHNLANHYMAHDEPEKAGEVYRAIVKLDPRDLNAMKGEKDAAARSSILRQGWGSDGDFNKVKKNSDEANLLEMLNKQGRTQEQTESLLAHFINLYNQDQTNINSVKSMAQLYEELDQIDSALMFYDYALTLNPGDVALQRRTEMVRDKAQERQIQQMETEIESNPGAPDIEEKRAQLAEIRRQRASSVIDECRARVERNPTDKALRYDLGQAYFNAAMFTEAIPELQQAKSNPNIRIKAMLLLGRCFEKKNMNDLAQSAFLDASKELAIMDNTKKEILYELALVSEKMGKAEQYLEALKEIYNADYGYRDVAKRVESSYS from the coding sequence ATGATCGTCAAGGAAACTGAACTGCAACCCAAGCACCAGAACCTGTGGAAAAAGGGCCTGCTCGCCGTTGAACAGAAGAACTGGGAATATGCGGTCAGCCTCGTGCTGCCGATTGTCAAAGAAGAGCCCGGCTTCTTGGATGGCCGCATGATCTTGCGCCGTGCTGAGGGGGAATCGGTAGGAGGCGGGCGTAAATTTAGCTTCGGCGGCGGCCTCTTCAAAGGTGGCTCCAAGAAGGATCCATGGGAAGCCATCGCCGATCTGGAAGAGAACGTTTTCCAAAAGGACCCTTTCAACGTCTCGGCCAATCAGCAGCTTTACGATATCGCGATGAAGCTGCAATTCCCGCAGCTAGCCGCCTTTGCGCTGGAAACCATCCGCATGGGTCAGCCGGATAACACCAAGCTGATGCACAACCTGGCCAATCACTACATGGCCCACGATGAGCCGGAGAAGGCGGGGGAAGTCTATCGTGCCATCGTCAAGCTTGACCCACGCGACCTCAACGCCATGAAGGGGGAGAAGGATGCAGCCGCGCGCTCCTCCATTCTGCGTCAGGGCTGGGGCTCGGATGGTGACTTTAACAAGGTCAAAAAGAACTCCGACGAAGCCAACCTGCTGGAAATGCTCAACAAGCAGGGCCGCACACAGGAGCAGACGGAATCGCTGCTGGCTCACTTCATCAATCTCTACAACCAGGACCAGACGAACATCAACTCGGTGAAGAGCATGGCGCAACTCTATGAAGAGCTGGATCAGATCGACAGCGCCCTGATGTTCTACGACTACGCGCTGACCCTGAATCCTGGGGATGTGGCCCTGCAACGCCGCACCGAGATGGTGCGTGACAAGGCGCAGGAAAGACAGATCCAGCAGATGGAGACCGAGATTGAGTCCAATCCAGGAGCACCTGACATTGAAGAGAAACGGGCTCAACTCGCTGAAATCCGTCGTCAGCGGGCCTCTTCCGTCATTGATGAGTGCCGCGCCAGGGTGGAGCGCAACCCCACTGACAAGGCCCTGCGTTATGACCTGGGTCAGGCTTACTTCAATGCCGCCATGTTCACTGAAGCCATCCCTGAGCTTCAGCAGGCGAAGAGCAACCCCAACATCCGCATCAAGGCGATGCTGCTGCTGGGTCGTTGCTTCGAGAAAAAGAACATGAACGACTTGGCTCAAAGCGCCTTCCTGGATGCCTCCAAGGAGTTGGCCATCATGGACAACACCAAGAAAGAGATCCTCTATGAACTGGCCCTGGTCAGCGAGAAGATGGGCAAAGCCGAGCAGTATCTGGAAGCCCTGAAGGAAATCTACAACGCCGACTACGGCTACCGCGATGTGGCTAAGCGCGTGGAGTCCTCGTACTCCTGA
- a CDS encoding DUF58 domain-containing protein translates to MRATLNTDEWRALLIQAREWARVLKLPFRRQRWRGQSGEFQGTGVGSSLDFQDHRAYIPGDDPRQINWQAYARTGTYTMKLYREEVRPLVDLVVDVSPSMAAFPAKGQRVQELVAYALEASLQAGAAVRCFCINGADHRHVELEAMLAGRWQEEWVGLTKSKAEMPPALSRVPWRAGALRLCISDLLFPTEPEHLLLPLSQNKGRGIVFAPAAAEEANPDWDGNYEFEDAETTTLHERRVEPDLLQRYLQAYTRHFELWKGAAIKHGVALAPVSAEGDFLTALRREGMPSGAVETA, encoded by the coding sequence ATGAGGGCGACCCTGAATACAGATGAATGGCGGGCGCTGTTAATTCAGGCGCGAGAATGGGCGCGGGTGCTGAAGCTGCCGTTCCGCCGCCAACGCTGGCGCGGGCAAAGTGGCGAGTTCCAGGGCACGGGTGTGGGCAGTAGCTTGGACTTTCAAGATCACCGCGCTTACATTCCTGGAGATGATCCCCGCCAGATCAATTGGCAGGCCTATGCCCGCACGGGCACTTACACCATGAAGCTGTATCGGGAAGAGGTGCGTCCTCTGGTTGATCTTGTGGTGGATGTCTCCCCTTCCATGGCGGCCTTTCCTGCCAAAGGCCAACGGGTGCAGGAACTGGTGGCCTATGCTCTAGAGGCCAGCCTGCAAGCTGGGGCTGCAGTCCGCTGTTTCTGTATTAACGGAGCCGACCATCGGCACGTGGAACTGGAGGCGATGCTGGCGGGGCGTTGGCAGGAAGAGTGGGTTGGATTAACCAAAAGCAAGGCGGAGATGCCTCCAGCCTTGTCGCGGGTTCCATGGCGGGCTGGAGCGCTGCGTCTGTGCATCAGTGATCTACTTTTTCCTACCGAACCCGAGCACCTCCTGCTGCCGCTAAGTCAGAACAAGGGTCGCGGGATCGTGTTCGCCCCTGCTGCGGCTGAGGAGGCAAACCCTGACTGGGATGGTAACTATGAGTTCGAGGATGCGGAGACCACCACGCTGCATGAGCGCCGGGTGGAGCCGGATCTGCTTCAACGTTATTTGCAGGCTTACACTCGGCACTTCGAACTCTGGAAAGGCGCGGCGATCAAGCATGGGGTGGCTCTTGCGCCGGTCTCTGCGGAAGGGGATTTTCTCACAGCGTTACGCCGAGAAGGCATGCCCAGCGGAGCGGTCGAGACCGCTTGA
- a CDS encoding efflux RND transporter periplasmic adaptor subunit, producing the protein MHRLLALSLVLAALSSCERAQQTSNAAPPPAPVTVAKPLSTDLVEWDEFIGRLDAPESVEIRARVSGYLEKIHFREGSDVKAGDLLITIDPRPYQAVVDRTAADAERAEVRLELAKMEAKRAKNLMESKAIAVEEIEQRNQALAEAEASLRSARATLEQAKLDLEFTQLKSPITGRIGDVLVTQGNLISGGSNVSNATVLTTIVAVDPIHCYLDVDEQSALKYRELRRLGQRASALDEQIPAEMALANEQGYPHKGVIDFVDNRLDPGTGVIRSRAVFPNPGGLMAPGFFARVRIPGSGKYSGLLVHDNAIGSDQGKPFVFVVGQDNAIKQVPVEIGPMHDGLRVIKTGIAKDDRVVIEGMALVRNGAKVNVTEEREMKPAMQAQAAPVGK; encoded by the coding sequence ATGCACCGCCTCCTCGCTCTCAGCCTGGTGTTGGCCGCGCTTTCTTCCTGCGAACGCGCCCAACAAACCTCGAATGCCGCCCCGCCGCCTGCTCCTGTCACGGTCGCCAAACCCCTGAGCACGGACTTGGTCGAGTGGGATGAGTTCATCGGACGGCTGGACGCGCCCGAGTCCGTGGAGATCCGCGCACGAGTCTCCGGCTACTTGGAAAAAATCCATTTCCGCGAGGGAAGTGACGTGAAAGCGGGGGACCTGCTCATCACCATCGATCCCCGCCCCTATCAAGCCGTGGTGGACCGCACCGCAGCGGATGCCGAGCGCGCGGAGGTGCGCCTGGAGCTGGCCAAGATGGAAGCCAAACGCGCCAAGAACCTGATGGAATCCAAGGCGATCGCCGTAGAAGAAATCGAGCAGCGTAACCAGGCCCTGGCCGAGGCCGAAGCCAGTCTGCGCTCAGCCAGGGCAACCCTCGAGCAGGCCAAACTGGACCTGGAATTCACCCAACTCAAATCCCCCATCACAGGCCGTATCGGAGATGTCCTGGTAACACAGGGAAATCTGATCAGCGGCGGCAGCAACGTCTCCAACGCCACGGTGCTGACCACCATCGTCGCCGTGGACCCCATTCATTGTTATCTGGATGTGGATGAGCAAAGCGCTCTGAAATACCGCGAGCTGCGCCGTCTCGGCCAACGTGCCAGTGCCCTGGATGAGCAGATCCCGGCGGAGATGGCCCTGGCCAATGAGCAGGGGTATCCGCATAAGGGCGTGATTGACTTTGTGGATAACCGTCTGGACCCCGGCACGGGAGTCATCCGCTCCCGCGCTGTTTTCCCCAACCCTGGTGGGCTGATGGCCCCCGGCTTCTTTGCCCGCGTGCGCATCCCCGGCAGTGGCAAGTATTCTGGCCTTCTGGTGCATGACAATGCCATTGGCAGTGATCAGGGAAAACCCTTCGTCTTCGTGGTGGGTCAGGACAATGCCATCAAACAAGTGCCGGTGGAAATCGGCCCGATGCACGATGGCCTGCGAGTGATCAAAACGGGGATCGCCAAAGACGATCGTGTGGTGATCGAGGGCATGGCCCTGGTGCGCAACGGTGCCAAGGTCAACGTCACCGAAGAACGCGAGATGAAACCCGCCATGCAGGCCCAGGCCGCCCCGGTGGGTAAGTGA
- a CDS encoding response regulator has translation MAPLIVIDDHPSVLNLISSVCRAEGHSVMAFDNGTDGLDAIREFFPSVVLVDRELGSVDGLDIVREVREISPSTRCVMVTACSETRDVVHAMRRGVYNYITKPFEAQAILDAVHEALTEPQEIPLVKQKLVIVYPKQAA, from the coding sequence ATGGCACCGCTCATTGTCATTGATGATCACCCCTCTGTATTAAATTTGATTTCCTCCGTCTGCCGCGCTGAAGGGCATTCGGTGATGGCTTTCGATAACGGAACCGACGGGCTCGATGCGATCCGGGAGTTTTTCCCGTCTGTCGTGCTCGTGGATCGTGAGCTCGGAAGCGTGGACGGTTTGGACATTGTCCGGGAAGTGCGGGAAATCTCGCCCAGCACACGCTGCGTGATGGTGACGGCATGCTCGGAAACCCGTGATGTCGTTCATGCGATGCGCCGGGGAGTTTACAACTACATCACCAAACCGTTTGAAGCCCAGGCCATCTTGGACGCGGTCCACGAGGCACTCACGGAACCTCAAGAGATCCCCCTGGTGAAGCAAAAGCTCGTCATCGTCTATCCAAAGCAGGCGGCCTAA